The Bos indicus isolate NIAB-ARS_2022 breed Sahiwal x Tharparkar chromosome 12, NIAB-ARS_B.indTharparkar_mat_pri_1.0, whole genome shotgun sequence genomic sequence ctaaaataacaaaataaagcaaattaccTGTAATGGACTGAATGTCTGTATCCCCCAATGTATTTTTTGAAGCCCTAGCTCCTGTGTGGCTGTGTTAGGAGATAGGACCTTTAtggaagtaattaaggttaaatgaagtcacaAGGGTGGGGTCCTGATCCAGtagaattagtgcccttataagaagagacatcagATGTACAGAAGAACTGAATACACATCTCTTCAAAGACAACAGACAGATGACcagaaagcacatgaaaagatactcaccatcactaattatcagagaaatgcaaatcaaaactacagttaGGTATCACctttcacaccggtcagaatggccatcatcaaaaagtctaaacaataaatgcttgaggCGGTATGAAGAAAAGTAAACCcttttgcattgttggtgggaatgtaaattggtgcaaccactgtggagaacagtgtttaaaacaaaaataaagaagagagcAGACAGCCTGCTTGCTCTTTCCCCTTGCACAGGTGTACTCGGTGAGGAAAGCCATGGGGGGTTTAGTAAGAAAGTCATGCAAGCCGGAAAGAGGGTCCTCACCAGAAACTGAGCTCTGCCAGAACCTTgatcttccagcctccagaactgtggtgAGAAGAGATAACATTTTGCGGTTTCAGCCCCTGGTCCATGGCCACCTGAGCTAGTAATATTACATTCCCACCGAGAGTACTGAGCTTAAATCTGCTGAGAGTCAGAGACAGACACGTACGGGAGACTTGGATAAACCACAAGGAGACAAACTGGGGAGGCTGAGTTTGTCACCTCTGAACACTAAGAGGATATAAAGCCAGCTTTGCGAGCCGCAGGACTCGGCATGCCTGGAACTGAGTGGGCGGCTTGGCCAGAGCAATTCCCACCTTCTCCCAGCTGTCACATGGTTTTCCCTCTTGCTGTGTGAGTCTGTGCCctcatctcctcttcttataaggacactagctGTATTGGATTAGAGTCCACCCTAAtaacctcattaaaaaaaaatcatttatttatttttggacgcactgggtctttgctgctgctcattggctttctctagttccagcgagcggggctactctctagttgcggtgtttgggcttttcttgttgcagagcacgggctctaggtgcaggggctcagtagttgtggctcactggcttagctgccacgaggcatgtgggatcttccccagctagggatcgaacccgtgtcccctgcattggcaggtggactcttaaccactagaccatcagggaagcacgAGAGCGtctttctttttagcactgaggGTACTCCATTATCTGGATAGACCACAGTTTACTTTTCCATTCACACATGGTAGGGGATCTTGGCTACTTTGAATTTTGGGCAGTTATGGATTCTGGGTGTATTTCAATGGGAGAGTCAACAGAATTTCCTGACAGTCTGGGTGTTTGTGAGTGATAGCCCCAAAGAGGATGCTGAGGCACTTGGCCAATCCGGCTGTGAGAACAGGATTCCCGTGGATCCCCATTCACAAAGGGCGTCAGGGAGACGATGGAAAACAGTGGCCACAACTGTTAGTAACGGTAGCTGTCACTGACAGACCGTAGCTTTCTGCCAGGCTGGGATAAGCATACTGTTCGGTTTACACCAGCCCTAGGAATAGATGCTGTTAACACCCTCAGTTTTACAAATAGGGAACAAAGGCAAGTTGTTTACTGCTCCAGGGCGCACAAGTCTGCTCACACCTGGCTTCTGAGactgtaaatatttatatgataGTTGGCCTTTTGACTTGAATGTATCAGCCTGATTAatatgtacatgcatgctaagctgcttaattcatgtccgattttttgcaaccccatggattatagcccaccaggctcctttgtccatgggattctccaggcaagaatactggagtgggttgccatgcccttcttcaggggatcttctgacccagggatcgaacctgtgtctcctgcagctcctccactgtaggcagattcttttccactgagccactggggaagccccctggtTAATATAAATCTCCCCAAACCAGGGTGCATCTGCAGAGGAGAGACTGTCACTCTGTGAGGATTCATGGCTGGCTAGTCATTTTCCCTGAAAACAAGCTCCAACATGCTGGCAGCAGGGTTCTCTACTTCCTATGAAGAGCTCGTGGTTCAGAGCCCGGCACAGAGTGGGTGTTCCATAAGCACAGGCCATCAGCTTGGAGAGGAGAGTAATAAAGCTTGGTAACCTGGGTGCCTAAATGAAAACTTGTACCTTCTGAAACTTGACCTGTACATTTTCCCTACTGAGTTGACAAAAAGTATTCAATCTGTTCTAGGCTCCCTTTGAGTGGATACAAAATCATCACATCCCTCAGTGGTTCTTAAGAGTTATCCtcagaggacttccttggtggtccagtggctaagactctgcattcccagtgcagggaactagatccataTCCTGCAACTGAGTTCGCAGGCCTCAACCAAAAGATTttgcatgctgcaaggaagatcaaagatcccatgcccgcagtgaagacccagcatagccaaataaataaataagtgttttttaaaaagagtcatcCTCCAACCAAATCTGTGCTTTGGTAGTTTTCACCCAACTTGTAGAAATGAGAAAAGTTAGAACACTGTGTTGAGTTTTCATAAAACAAGATGTATTTCATGTAAAAGCAcaatccttaaaaagaaaaaaaaaaaaagcactaccCTTTTGTTTGAGATATGTCCTTTTTCGAATGCCTAAAATtgtctctctttccttttgaaataataatgaaagtaGTTAGAAGTGTGCTTGCTTAAACGAACttatggaacaaaagaaaagtcCCCAGGTCAGTCactcctttttgttgttgcttcagCTGGTGGGGAAACTTACCAACCCACGAAATGCCAGTTTCTGGGTGTCACTGATTTTACATAATCGACATAAACTTGGTTGACTATGAAGCAATCAGAAACGTAAGCCTTAGATAATCAAGGGTTAGGACAGGTCAAGTCTACTGCCAAGCAAAGCAAGCATTGATTACCTGCCTATATATGCCTGTGGGTTAGGCAGGCATCGACCAGGGACGAAAACATAGAGCTGGTCATCCTCCTTTACCGTTAGCAAGACCACTGCTAGAGCACTTCCAGCCACATGTTGTCACATCCCATGTATACACCTTGCAGAATTTGGGGTGTAAACTGAGCATTCGCCATCTCTTTGACTTGCTGAAGGAGTCAAGGAGAGGCAAAATGCTTTACCTCCTACACAATCTCTTGCCGaagttatagaaaaaaaaaaaaaatgaccaagaaGATAAGGAACGAGAAGAAAGTAAACGTCACACACTGAGGGTGTCTGCTGCAGTGTCCCGTAACGGGGGTAAGGCGAACTGAGAACACAGCCTTGCGCGTTACTGAAGGCTGGGCCAGAGTGTGCGGCAATTTCTCTTGCCAGCTGGGAAGACGGTCTCAGTGTGCCAGCCTGGGGCTGCCTGAGGCCACGTTCATGGCTGCGCGGGAGATGCTGGTCTAGGAAAGGACAGTTCGAGGCTGGCAGAGATGGGCTGATGAAGGAACTCGGCACACAGGTCGGATCTTGTTCCTGGAGCTTCTCCTCCACCCTGAGTCTCTCAGGACCTTCCCCAGCCGTGCCAGACAGCAGCATCCATTTTAAATCAAGTTGGTCTGAATTGCATGTCTGCCCCCTGGCAACAGAAGTCCTGACAAATACACTGATAAACATGGAACTCTGGTCATGTTTAAATTCTTTGTGTTACAAGCAGCCTTTCAAGGGGAAGGAGTAACAGCAGGACGGTGAATGCACGGCTGACCTTGGCCATTGGAGGATCTGCCCTGGCCCCTGGCGCCCAGGTTTCACCATTGAGCTGTATCCAAGCCCCACATGagtcttctgtttcttcctttaatGCTTTCCAGGTCTCAAAACTGCATAAACCTGCACATCTCTGCCATCCATCTATTACCCTTTCTCTTCTCAATCttccattctttattttaatttatttaaaagctttttatcttcgttgttgttgttgcaccACATGGCATCCTGGatcctagttcccccaccaggaaccaaacccacatccgctgcattgggagcgtggagtcttaaccactggactgccagggaagtcctgcaagcctccattcttttttcttatttcctaaaCACATTAAAGAGGGCATGAAATCCCACGGCTGTAAGCCCTGTAGGTCAGGGCCAGACTCTGTATTATTGATGAGAGCAGTGGCTGGCTGGTGCTGTCACTCACTTTCCCTAAAGCGCTCTGCTGAAGCGAGGCTCCTGAAATGTTGGCAGGTGGTTTGAACTGTGTCATACTGAAACAGCTATCTGTATGTTTAAGTGACTGTTCCTTGCCTTTTTCTAAAAACGCGTTGATTCACCGCCTAACAGTTGAGAGGAAGATGCATATCCCTACATTACCACATTTGCTACCTGGTATTACTTCTGCTTTTTATGAGTCCATCACCACCAGACTGTACCTGCCTGTGAGCAGAGACCACGGCTTACTGGATTTGCATGCCCAGCCCTCATCGTGCTTCTCCATGAGGTACAAGCCATTCTTAAAATGCCATAGAACCTTGCTTCTTGGTCCATTGGCCAGCAGCATCCGGATCACTGGGAAGGAGGACTGCCAATGCAGAATCTGGGCTCCGCCCCAGAACCACTGGTTTGCAGTTGAGACCTAGGGTGCAGAGAGAGCTGGGGTGATCTTGCAGAGGCAGGGGTTGATTgacaggagaggggaggagcgGGGAGAAGGGGGAATCCTGGCGGGTGAGCCTGAAGGGCAGGAGTAAGGAATGACAGTGAGTTCAGAGGGCAGATGGGGCGGCTAGAGGAGGATGCATCTGCAGGAAGGAGTTAGTTCTAGGGTCCTATGCCCTGAAGACCACCTTTATTCACACAGAAACTATTCCCCCCACCTCAGGGTAGAGAAAGGTATCTGGGGAAACCTTCACTGCTGATAGGGAAAGATCAGAGTAtcatgccttttccttctcccatttTGAAAGAGAGACCATCTTTAAACTTAGGATCTCCCAGGTGCTCTGAATTTTGCATCCAGAGGAGACAGGCTCATAAAAGCAGATAGCCATCAGGTTTTCAATCTTAGAAACTATTGAATGTGttcaaatgaaaagataaactaaCATTGCCACTTCGGTGCATCAATGATTTGGGTTTTGGCCAGCATCTGCTTCTGCAGGAAGTCTGTAAATGATTTCCATTGGAAAACACAGCTCGGGGAACACTTAATAAGTGCAATTTGATGATAATGACGATGATTCGCGTAGCAGCACCCTATATCCAGTGAAGCAAATATTCCCAAGGAAtagtgatttaagaaaaaaaaaaagctaggtcCAGGACGCACCTAAGGAAGGGGGTCTCTTGGGGATCAGAACTGCAGTGTGGTCAACTGCAATTCCGAAAACAGCTGGCTGGATCAAAGACCCTGCTTCCCTAAACCTGCTcacccccgccccatcccacctgAACATCCTGAGTACCACCCTAGGCAGTTCTTTTGGGCGTGAAGGTAGCAGTTTAGGGAAAGGCTTGGAGAAGCGGGCCCTGGAGACCGGGACGCCCCAGGGGGACCTCGGGAACGAAATGGGTCACGGGGCTCCGGGGCGGCGCTGTCCCGCCCCCGCGCCGTGCGAGCCCCGAGTGGGATGCGGGGCGGCGGCGGCCACCGTGACGCTGCAGTTCCTGGCGTCCGGCTCCTCTCGCTCGCACCGGGCGGTGGGGGGCTCTCCCCGCCCGCGCGCCCAGCGCAGCCCCGACCCGTGGGGCGCGCGCCGGCCTCCAGGGGCTTCGGCGGCGGCGCGCGCGGGGGCGGTGGCGCGCGCGGGCGGGGAGAGCGAGCGGCCGGGCGGGGAGAGCCGGGCGCGCGAGCCGAGCCCGTCGCTCACCTGCCGCCGCTGCTCACCTGGCGCGGAGCGCGCCCCCGCCCTCCCGGCCAGGCCCAGCGAGCGGCCGCCGCCCCTCGCCCCGCGGGTCCGGCGCCGACATGCGACCCGGGTAGCGCTTTGGGAGCAGCGGAGGAGCCCTCCCCCCCGGCCTGGGCGCACCAAGGTGACCCCCGCGATGTACCCGCGCCCTGTGGGTCCCCTCGCGTCCCCTCGCGTCCGCCGCGGTGCCTGGGCATCTGTCTGTCCGTCCGTGTCCACACCTCCATCGCGCGCGCCCTCCTTTCGTGGCTCTGCGGCGACTGCCCCGTGCGcacggggcggcggggcggggtgAGGGGGAGCGGCCGGGACCCCCTTTGTTCTGGCTGGGGTGTGAATGTGCGCGCGCACCGGGCGCCTGGAGGGTGGGAGTTTTGAACGTTCCAGCGAGGATGGCAGCCCGACCCGGCTGGAGAGCTGTCGCCGCGGCGcggtcccccccaccccccgcggcAGCCCCGGTGCCAGGCGGCCGCTCGTTGGCGGCACGCGAGACACATTTTCACGTGTGTCCTCAGCACTTGAGCGAACAGACCGCCGCTGTCCCGCGTGTGCCTGCCCCGCTCGCGCACCTGTGTGCAAGTCCCATCCCGGGTGTCCCCCAGCGCCAAAACGGcatttttgttgtggtggtgatggttttaaGCCACGGAGACTTTGGCTTTTGTCGTATTTCTTACCAGATTGTGATTTGGGAAGCTTGTGGCATTTGGGGGCAGTGTCTAAGTAGGGCTGGCTCGCTGTTGGTGTGGTTTTTGCATGATGTGGGATTGTCGCCCTGCCCTATCTCAACACTAAACAGCCTGTCTTTTCGTTGAAGAGGACAGGGGTTAAAATGAATGAAGACCCGAAAGTCAATGTAAGCGGGCTGCCTCCGGAGTTTGTAGATGCCGGTGCCTCCGGGAACATCTCGGCGGAGGTCTCCTCCCAGGTCCCTGTCCTGCAGCCGGAGCCGGAGCTGGTGGTTAACCCCTGGGACATTGTCTTATGTACCTCgggaaccctcatctcctgcgaAAATGCCATCGTGGTCCTTATCATCTTCCATAACCCCAGCCTGCGGGCACCCATGTTTCTGCTGATAGGCAGCCTGGCGCTTGCAGACCTGCTGGCCGGCATCGGACTCATTGTCAATTTCGTGTTTGCCTACCTGCTTCAGTCAGAGGCCACCAAGCTGGTCACCATCGGACTCATCGTGGCCTCTTTCTCTGCCTCCGTCTGCAGCTTGCTGGCCATCACGGTTGACCGCTACCTCTCCCTGTATTACGCCCTGACCTACCACTCAGAGAGGACGGTCACGTTTACCTACGTCATGCTCTTCATGCTCTGGGGGACCTCCATCTGCCTGGGCCTGCTGCCGGTCCTGGGCTGGAACTGCCTGCGGGACGAGTCCACCTGCAGCGTGGTCAGGCCTCTCACCAAGAACAACGCTGCCATCctgtctgtctccttcctcttcacCTTCGCACTCATGCTGCAGCTCTACATCCAGATCTGTAAGATCGTCATGCGGCACGCCCATCAGATCGCCCTGCAGCACCACTTCCTGGCCACCTCACACTACGTGACCACCCGGAAGGGGATCTCCACCCTGGCCATCATCCTGGGGACCTTCGCTGCTTGCTGGATGCCTTTCACCCTCTACTCCTTGATCGCTGATTACACGTACCCCTCCATCTACACCTACGCCACCCTCCTGCCCGCCACCTACAACTCCATCATCAACCCCGTCATATATGCTTTCAGAAACCAGGAGATCCAGAAGGCCCTCTGCCTCGTGTGCTGTGGCTGCGTCCCACCCAGCCTGTCCCAGAGAGCGCGGTCGCCCAGCGACGTGTAGCGGGCTCTCCACCTAGGAGGAGCCTTCGGGAATTTACCAAGCACTCCCACTGCCTGGCCGGTCCGTTGAGATGCACTCCTTCCATCCTTTCTGCTGGAGTCTCTCTAGAGCCACAGGAGCACTTTGAAGCATTCACTTAGATGAGTTAAGTGATTGAAGTGAAAATAATGTCACCAGtgttttcacctttttaaaagCAATTGAGTTCTTTGCtcaatattattttgttttatttgggatgggtttttttttttttttaagtattttatttgaaGGCGGGGCTTATGCTTTTTTATTGTTTGGAGGATTGATATTGTCAGGGGAAAGGAAGGGGTGTAACATGGCCATGAAATTATAAAAGGTAAACTGGTCCCAGAGTTTTTACctggactttaaaataaaactgaattattgAGGAAATTGGAGAAAGTACTTTTTCCagaccttcttttttaaaatgtcaaggtagattttttttaatgctgcatGTATCTAACAGAATACAATCACTCTGAAGCCAATACTCTATGTGATTATGTTATGGATTTTATTAACACGAACTGATTTTATTCACGTGAACTCAGTAGTGAATTACCAACACTGAAACGATAAACTCATTTTTACtcattctttctttactttcagcAGTTGCTGTTCACAAGAGTTATTTTGGTATTTCTATGCCTGTTGTTAACTCTTTCTGCATGGTTCCCTATGTCAGCTAGACCACTAGTTTTAAATGTTGCCATGTAAATCCAGAACCAGATGAGTCACTTTTCAATACAGTTTTTCAATATGACCTtctaaaatgaaatatgaaatgtGTTGTGGTTTACGTACAAAGTAGGATTGATTAGGTATAACATGGTGGTTTCCTAAGCTACAGTCTGTGttcaggaaacaaaagaaaaaaattagcatgTTCAAATTAGATTAAATTGATTTTAGTATATTCTGAAAAAATGAATCAATGTGAAGCtatcacaaaatataaaaagcatcACTTTTCCTATCTAAGAATGTATTAATAGTTTTTCTCGGTTGAACCAAATAGAATGAAATACTGTAGGCCAAGTATTTCTGATTCATACACTGTCTGTGGTGTCAGTGCATTTGAAACAGGTGGTCTTCTATTTTACCAATTAAGCTTGTGAATAAATAACATACATATCTGATTGTGATGTGTATCAGCTATATTCTGTACGTTTACAAGCAGAATGACCACGTGGCTGTTTATGAAAAGctgaatttgaattccttttcttttcaccaaaaaacaacttaaattcaataaaaactgtaTTTCCTGTTTTAAGAGAGTCAGGATTTAGTCCTGGAAATGACACAGAaagattcattttaaatatatcgtAAAACCATTGTGTTTGACTGTCTTGTGTTAGCTCAGAGGATACTTTGGACACAGAAAACCTTGCCTCCAGTTGCAGTGTGTTTGTAGTTGTGGCTGTACAACCAGTGGGAGAATTTCTGGACAGCCCATCAATGTAGCCCATTCAGATGGTGGAAGACCAGTATTTCAGGGTCCCTGGGGaatcatttggagaaggcaatggcaccccactccagtactcttgcctggaatatcctacggacagaggagcctggtaggctgcagtccatggggtcgctgggagtcggacacaactgagcaacttcactttcacttttcactttcatgcattggagaaggaaatggcaacccactccagtgttcttgcctggagaatcccagggacgggggagcctggtgggctgcagtctatggggtcgcacagagtcagaaaggactgaagtgacttagcagcagtagcagcagcaggggaatcATTTGTAGTAAATTAACCTCTTTCGTCTGTCCCAAATGTTATGTTCACAGTGGTCTGAGGCCCTTCTAGCAGCCTGCAGGGCTGATACCATCTCTCCAGGGCCCCTTCTAATGCAGCCCAGGTGTGGATCAATCCTGCCTGAGTCCATGTAAAGGAGAGGGGTGGAAACATTGCAGAAATGGGAAAGGATTTTCAATACACATCGCTGGATGACGCATTTTAGCCTTTAAAAATCCATCAACACGTGACAGAGTTGGTAGGTTGAATGTGATGAGTCTGTTTTTCGTCACTTGAAAGTTAATCTCATCTCCATGGGAGAAGTGACTAAGGTAAGTTGGTTTCGACGTGGGCTGGGAAATATCCATAAAGAGATTTGAAAGCAAAAAATGGTGTTTTTGTAGAAATAGTGTTTGCCGTTTTCAtatctctaagagtaattataaCGATCGTAATAAGTATTGTTTTTCACCACATTAAAATGTGCCGGGCTTCATGCTGGGTGCTTTACCTGCTCTGCTAGCTTCACAAAAACACACATttacagttaagaaaatagaggctCAGACAGGCGAAGAAATTTGTCTAAGGCCACAGAGCTTCAAGGGTAAAGCTGGGATCTGAATCCAGGTTTTCCAGAGTCCATGCCTGTCTCCCTTCCGCACGGGGCTGCTCTGATGCTGCCCTGAATACGAGGGAAATGATTTACAACatgtgttattgtttagttgctcagttgtgtctaactctttgcaaccccatggactgtagcctgccaggctgctctctccatggggattctccaggcaagaacactggagtgggttgtcatgcccttcttcaggggatcttcctgacccagggatcgaacctgggtctcctgcattgcagc encodes the following:
- the GPR12 gene encoding G-protein coupled receptor 12, giving the protein MNEDPKVNVSGLPPEFVDAGASGNISAEVSSQVPVLQPEPELVVNPWDIVLCTSGTLISCENAIVVLIIFHNPSLRAPMFLLIGSLALADLLAGIGLIVNFVFAYLLQSEATKLVTIGLIVASFSASVCSLLAITVDRYLSLYYALTYHSERTVTFTYVMLFMLWGTSICLGLLPVLGWNCLRDESTCSVVRPLTKNNAAILSVSFLFTFALMLQLYIQICKIVMRHAHQIALQHHFLATSHYVTTRKGISTLAIILGTFAACWMPFTLYSLIADYTYPSIYTYATLLPATYNSIINPVIYAFRNQEIQKALCLVCCGCVPPSLSQRARSPSDV